Proteins from one Mastacembelus armatus chromosome 16, fMasArm1.2, whole genome shotgun sequence genomic window:
- the ggctb gene encoding gamma-glutamylcyclotransferase, whose amino-acid sequence MNGSAVQRFTSLSLLLLFLSSTFPVLIFLLLETGDNMNNHTFLYFAYGSNLLKERLQLKNPSAKLHCVARLKDYKLVFGNYKGLASDRWHGGVATIEHSPGDEVWGVVWRMNISDLGSLDSQENVMIGAYSPVELSVKPQGQELNCRTYIMNSCVYASPSPQYLQVIVMGAEQNGLPKDYQEKLKAVKTNMYEGPLPMMTELERARKRAKEMANYHSDI is encoded by the exons ATGAATGGG TCAGCTGTTCAGCGCTTCACCTCACTGtcactgttgcttttgtttctctcctcaACCTTCCCTGTTCTTATCTTCCTCCTGCTGGAAACTGGTGACAACATGAATAACCATACTTTCCTGTACTTTGCATATGGCAGCAACCTGCTGAAGGAGCGGCTCCAGCTCAAGAACCCCTCTGCAAAATTACACTGTGTTGCCAGGCTCAAG GACTATAAATTGGTTTTTGGGAACTATAAAGGTCTTGCCAGTGACCGGTGGCATGGAGGTGTAGCCACCATAGAGCACAGCCCAGGGGATGAGGTGTGGGGAGTGGTGTGGAGGATGAACATATCTGATCTGGGGTCTCTAGATAg TCAAGAAAATGTGATGATAGGTGCGTACAGCCCTGTGGAGTTGTCCGTGAAACCACAAGGACAAGAGCTCAACTGTCGCACCTACATAATGAACAGTTGTGTGTATGCCTCACCGTCACCACAGTACCTACAG GTAATTGTGATGGGAGCAGAACAAAATGGCTTGCCAAAGGACTACCAGGAAAAGCTGAAAGCAGTTAAGACCAACATGTATGAGGGTCCTCTACCCATGATGACTGAACTTGAAAGAGccagaaaaagagcaaaagagatGGCCAACTACCATTCAGATATCTGA